A single Phragmites australis chromosome 4, lpPhrAust1.1, whole genome shotgun sequence DNA region contains:
- the LOC133914871 gene encoding uncharacterized protein LOC133914871, with amino-acid sequence MDTDVDGRKQMAAEQGGAEPVLAAGAGRAGDGDRKHLSSIANHVLRQCSLTLDRSVNDLVADFDLGLKTAAVDSYSRRLVEFCCLQALQIIASHDLGDKISEGSLSRFTFDMMLAWETPTHSDQQITMESVAKEREDRKEPLGANEAVMGDETSLFYSDMMPLLVNEEPTVGEEAYVWFGSVFPLACDVVNARFTFEALTATTASRLHYPAYDRFLKEMEKSFKFLQNLPTPTGIEFAEDEFILHTEGTAGTQRVVRHIGTTSWPGRLTLTNKALYFEASGKISYESAFIVDLSDIEIEHQINTASTGPFGMPLFDKAIVFESLSEPLVLEFPEMTSSTRRGMWLTLIREVLFIHRFISMYNIESPIHKWEVHSRIILGVIRLHAAREMLRMSPPLPSSFLVFSLYDDLPKGDFVLEQLASNLKETSTITRLSASYVFKGLSKSYLIPLSAEIANDHDTDSRSHEQPLASLESMIDQVKDEAREVTAANVAIQGMKDEGITDSLLVLVGLVSPMGKLRPVIQQITSWERPLVTGCVLAVILLTIYNEWIGYVLAASLILAVGEMVWARQRKIGKICSEVVIDTSSDKTTMEGIVEAQQSLKKVHEYIKTANVVILRLWSIAVARSPKHTETMMWMLTGCAVALAVVPFKYVLIGLTAGGFAANTRIAKAASNPQGGRRWREWWESIPAVPVRTVDKSELGNSSTKLKLAGTLGSGVTTLCSLVYALQ; translated from the exons ATGGATACGGACGTCGACGGCCGGAAACAGATGGCGGCGGAGCAGGGAGGAGCCGAGCCGGTGCTGGCGGCGGGTGCCGGCAGGGCGGGAGATGGAGACCGGAAGCATCTCTCCTCCATCGCCAACCACGTGCTCCGGCAATGCTCCCT GACTCTGGACAGGAGTGTTAATGATTTGGTCGCAGACTTCGATCTGGGCTTGAAGACTGCTGCAGTTGACAGCTACTCAAGAAGACTAGTTGAGTTTTGTTGCCTTCAGGCACTGCAGATTATCGCATCTCATGATCTAGGAGACAAGATTAGTGAGGGATCGCTTAGTCGGTTCACTTTTGATATGATGCTGGCTTGGGAGACCCCCACACATTCGGATCAACAAATTACCATG GAGAGCGTCGCTaaagaaagagaagatagaAAGGAGCCACTTGGAGCAAATGAAGCCGTTATGGGTGATGAGACTTCACTGTTCTATTCAGATATGATGCCTCTTCTT GTGAATGAAGAGCCGACCGTTGGAGAAGAAGCATATGTGTGGTTTGGATCTGTATTCCCtttggcttgtgatgttgtcaaTGCTCGATTCACTTTTGAAGCTCTTACTGCTACCACAGCTAGCAGGCTTCACTATCCTGCTTATGACAGATTCCTGAAAGAAATGGAGAA ATCATTCAAGTTCTTGCAAAATTTGCCAACTCCAACAGGAATTGAATTTGCTGAAGACGAATTCATTTTGCACACGGAGGGGACAGCAGGAACACAAAGGGTAGTGCGGCACATTGGAACCACCAGTTGGCCAG GTCGGCTGACTCTGACAAACAAGGCACTGTATTTTGAGGCTTCTGGCAAAATTTCATACGAATCTGCTTTCATTGTGGATCTTTCAGACATTGAAATAGAACACCAAATTAACACAGCTTCAACGGGCCCTTTTGGCATGCCTTTGTTTGACAAAGCCATTGTGTTTGAATCACT ATCGGAGCCTCTGGTTTTGGAGTTCCCTGAGATGACCAGCTCAACAAGGCGCGGCATGTGGCTTACCCTGATAAGAGAAGTACTCTTTATTCACCGTTTCATATCAATGTACAACATAGAATCCCCCATTCACAAATGGGAGGTACACTCCAGAATTATATTGGGAGTTATAAGGCTCCATGCTGCAAGAGAGATGCTAAGGATGTCACCACCACTCCCTTCTAGCTTCCTAGTATTCTCACTATACGATGACCTGCCTAAAGGTGATTTTGTACTCGAACAACTAGCGAGCAACCTGAAAGAGACGTCGACAATAACTCGACTGAGTGCATCCTATGTGTTCAAGGGTTTGAGCAAATCTTATCTGATACCTTTGAGTGCGGAGATAGCAAACGATCATGACACGGACTCGCGTAGCCATGAACAGCCCTTGGCGTCCCTCGAAAGCATGATCGATCAAGTAAAAGATGAGGCCAGGGAAGTCACCGCTGCTAATGTTGCCATTCAAGGGATGAAGGACGAAGGCATCACTGATAGccttcttgtattggtg GGGTTGGTTAGCCCCATGGGCAAATTGCGTCCAGTGATTCAGCAGATAACCTCGTGGGAGAGACCGCTTGTCACAGGTTGTGTCCTTGCTGTAATTTTGCTGACCATATACAA CGAGTGGATCGGTTATGTGTTAGCCGCGTCCCTGATACTGGCAGTTGGCGAGATGGTTTGGGCTAGACAGAGAAAGATCGGCAAGATATGCTCGGAAGTGGTCATCGATACTTCTTCGGACAAGACAACAATGGAGGGCATAGTGGAAGCGCAGCAGAGCCTGAAGAAAGTGCACGAGTACATCAAGACAGCAAATGTCGTCATCCTCAGGCTGTGGTCGATTGCGGTAGCGAGGTCGCCAAAG CACACGGAGACGATGATGTGGATGCTGACGGGGTGCGCGGTGGCGCTGGCCGTGGTCCCGTTCAAGTACGTCCTGATCGGGTTGACGGCGGGCGGCTTCGCGGCGAACACGAGGATCGCCAAGGCCGCGTCGAACCCGCAGGGAGGCCGGAGGTGGAGGGAGTGGTGGGAGTCCATCCCCGCCGTCCCGGTTCGGACGGTCGACAAGAGTGAGCTAGGAAATAGCTCGACGAAACTGAAACTGGCGGGAACTCTTGGGTCTGGTGTTACTACACTCTGCAGCCTCGTGTATGCTTTGCAGTGA
- the LOC133916887 gene encoding YTH domain-containing protein ECT4-like isoform X2: MAAVAPPPAPASAPAPPASAAAAPAPAAAPVADQTTDLLQKLSLDSQPKAADATEPAGTKKGTAASQPLSVSIPPERSITPVLQDFTDPNLFYLPAYYYGGYDGSMSEWDDYPRYLNPDGVEIAPAVYGDIYGYGYAPYGAYSPASSPVPTVDGQMFGTQHYQYPTAYFQPPTPVPSTTQGDLQSSVNPEKPAAKADPAKATTNGVPNGTAHSNSGTVPLASSHQNSSLTPDGTYRAPLLGGVPSAGYLDSTYGYDSTGAHFAWYDGSAYTNGQQRTATTNYMSSSTFNGNGSLARNQNKSSTTQQMGMQNRRPTTTTGSAAPTYPNRMYPSSRPYTQYGNSMKTGLAYGSSGYDSRIYGQWGLGMDNRYRPRGRGNGYYGYGNESQDGTIELNRGPRSGRFKNQKLYGHTVTIAVKGQSLPSGESKNDSAVPDRAQFNRDDFPVQYDAAKFFVIKSYSEDDIHKSIKYNVWASTTNGNKKLDAAYQEAQSKGSACPIFLFFSVNTSGQFVGVAEMTGPVDFEKTLEYWQQDKWNGSLSVKWHIVKDLPNNILKHIILENNENKPVTNSRDTQEVHLEKGIQMLKIFKEHVSKTSILDDFAFYESRQKLMQEKRVKQQQIPKQVWDNRAPNSVTGEQQQEVANGKPKLSVPNSINGELKVPAENGGAPIATYAAKVAQTATEKPVLANGVAKTC; encoded by the exons ATGGCTGCCGTCGCGCCGCCCCCGGCTCCGGCCTCCGCGCCCGCCCCGCCGGCGTCGGCTGCCGCTGCTCCGGCTCCTGCCGCCGCCCCTGTCGCGGATC AAACCACGGATCTGCTGCAGAAGTTGTCGCTGGATTCGCAGCCCAAGGCAGCGGACGCAACCGAGCCCGCTGGTACCAAGAAG GGTACTGCAGCCAGCCAGCCGCTGAGCGTGTCGATCCCGCCGGAGCGGTCCATCACGCCAGTGCTTCAAGATTTTACGGATCCCAACCTGTTTTATCTGCCAGCATATTACTATGGAG GCTACGATGGTTCCATGAGCGAGTGGGATGATTATCCTAGATATCTAAACCCAGATGGAGTGGAGATTGCCCCA GCCGTATACGGAGATATTTATGGATATGGGTATGCTCCTTATGGTGCATACTCTCCTGCCAGTTCCCCAGTTCCAACAGTTGATGGTCAGATGTTCGGCACACAGCATTATCAGTATCCAACTGCGTATTTTCAGCCTCCTACACCGGTTCCTTCTACCACTCAAGGTGACCTGCAGTCTTCTGTCAATCCTGAAAAGCCAGCAGCTAAAGCAGATCCTGCCAAGGCAACCACAAATGGTGTTCCTAATGGTACTGCACACAGTAACAGTGGAACTGTACCCCTTGCGTCAAGCCACCAAAATTCATCACTGACGCCTGATGGAACTTATAGGGCACCTTTGCTAGGTGGAGTTCCTTCTGCTGGTTACCTGGACTCAACATATGGGTATGACAGCACAGGAGCACACTTTGCATGGTATGATGGCTCTGCTTATACAAATGGACAGCAAAGAACAGCTACAACTAATTATATGTCGTCCTCGACATTCAATGGTAATGGTTCTTTAGCAAGAAATCAGAACAAGAGCTCGACAACGCAGCAGATG GGTATGCAGAACCGAAGACCTACAACTACAACAGGATCAGCTGCTCCTACATATCCAAATAGGATGTACCCGAGCTCTCGACCTTACACCCAGTATGGGAATTCAATGAAAACTGGGCTTGCTTATGGAAGTAGTGGTTACGATTCCAGGATATATGGTCAATGGGGACTTGGTATGGATAACAGGTACAGGCCTAGGGGCCGTGGTAACGGGTACTATGGCTATGGCAATGAGAGTCAGGATGGAACAATTGAGTTAAACAGAGGTCCTAGATCTGGCCGTttcaagaaccagaaattataTGGTCATACTGTTACTATTGCTGTGAAAGGGCAGAGCCTTCCTTCTGGTGAAAGCAAGAATGATAGTGCCGTACCTGATAGAGCACAGTTCAACAGAGATGACTTCCCTGTTCAATATGATGCTGCAAAGTTCTTTGTCATTAAATCGTACAGTGAGGATGATATCCACAAGAGCATAAAATATAATGTGTGGGCAAGCACCACCAATGGAAACAAGAAGCTTGATGCTGCTTATCAAGAAGCTCAGTCAAAGGGCTCTGCATGCCCTATATTCTTGTTTTTCTCG GTGAATACAAGTGGGCAGTTTGTTGGTGTTGCTGAAATGACCGGCCCCGTTGATTTTGAGAAAACTCTGGAGTACTGGCAGCAAGACAAGTGGAATGGTTCCTTATCTGTCAAGTGGCACATTGTCAAAGACTTGCCTAACAATATTCTCAAGCACATCATTCTAGAGAACAATGAGAACAAGCCTGTCACAAATAGCCGCGACACACAAGAG GTACACCTTGAAAAAGGCATTCAGATGCTTAAGATATTCAAGGAGCATGTCAGTAAGACCTCCATCCTGGATGACTTCGCCTTTTATGAGAGCCGCCAGAAGTTGATGCAGGAAAAAAGGGTGAAACAGCAGCAGATCCCAAAGCAG GTCTGGGACAATAGGGCTCCCAATTCTGTCACCGGAGAGCAACAGCAGGAAGTTGCTAACGGGAAGCCAAAGCTATCTGTACCTAACAGCATCAACGGAGAGCTGAAGGTTCCTGCAGAGAATGGCGGTGCTCCCATTGCTACCTACGCCGCAAAGGTGGCCCAAACAGCAACCGAGAAACCTGTCCTCGCCAACGGAGTTGCCAAGACTTGTTAG
- the LOC133916887 gene encoding YTH domain-containing protein ECT4-like isoform X1: MAAVAPPPAPASAPAPPASAAAAPAPAAAPVADQTTDLLQKLSLDSQPKAADATEPAGTKKQGTAASQPLSVSIPPERSITPVLQDFTDPNLFYLPAYYYGGYDGSMSEWDDYPRYLNPDGVEIAPAVYGDIYGYGYAPYGAYSPASSPVPTVDGQMFGTQHYQYPTAYFQPPTPVPSTTQGDLQSSVNPEKPAAKADPAKATTNGVPNGTAHSNSGTVPLASSHQNSSLTPDGTYRAPLLGGVPSAGYLDSTYGYDSTGAHFAWYDGSAYTNGQQRTATTNYMSSSTFNGNGSLARNQNKSSTTQQMGMQNRRPTTTTGSAAPTYPNRMYPSSRPYTQYGNSMKTGLAYGSSGYDSRIYGQWGLGMDNRYRPRGRGNGYYGYGNESQDGTIELNRGPRSGRFKNQKLYGHTVTIAVKGQSLPSGESKNDSAVPDRAQFNRDDFPVQYDAAKFFVIKSYSEDDIHKSIKYNVWASTTNGNKKLDAAYQEAQSKGSACPIFLFFSVNTSGQFVGVAEMTGPVDFEKTLEYWQQDKWNGSLSVKWHIVKDLPNNILKHIILENNENKPVTNSRDTQEVHLEKGIQMLKIFKEHVSKTSILDDFAFYESRQKLMQEKRVKQQQIPKQVWDNRAPNSVTGEQQQEVANGKPKLSVPNSINGELKVPAENGGAPIATYAAKVAQTATEKPVLANGVAKTC; this comes from the exons ATGGCTGCCGTCGCGCCGCCCCCGGCTCCGGCCTCCGCGCCCGCCCCGCCGGCGTCGGCTGCCGCTGCTCCGGCTCCTGCCGCCGCCCCTGTCGCGGATC AAACCACGGATCTGCTGCAGAAGTTGTCGCTGGATTCGCAGCCCAAGGCAGCGGACGCAACCGAGCCCGCTGGTACCAAGAAG CAGGGTACTGCAGCCAGCCAGCCGCTGAGCGTGTCGATCCCGCCGGAGCGGTCCATCACGCCAGTGCTTCAAGATTTTACGGATCCCAACCTGTTTTATCTGCCAGCATATTACTATGGAG GCTACGATGGTTCCATGAGCGAGTGGGATGATTATCCTAGATATCTAAACCCAGATGGAGTGGAGATTGCCCCA GCCGTATACGGAGATATTTATGGATATGGGTATGCTCCTTATGGTGCATACTCTCCTGCCAGTTCCCCAGTTCCAACAGTTGATGGTCAGATGTTCGGCACACAGCATTATCAGTATCCAACTGCGTATTTTCAGCCTCCTACACCGGTTCCTTCTACCACTCAAGGTGACCTGCAGTCTTCTGTCAATCCTGAAAAGCCAGCAGCTAAAGCAGATCCTGCCAAGGCAACCACAAATGGTGTTCCTAATGGTACTGCACACAGTAACAGTGGAACTGTACCCCTTGCGTCAAGCCACCAAAATTCATCACTGACGCCTGATGGAACTTATAGGGCACCTTTGCTAGGTGGAGTTCCTTCTGCTGGTTACCTGGACTCAACATATGGGTATGACAGCACAGGAGCACACTTTGCATGGTATGATGGCTCTGCTTATACAAATGGACAGCAAAGAACAGCTACAACTAATTATATGTCGTCCTCGACATTCAATGGTAATGGTTCTTTAGCAAGAAATCAGAACAAGAGCTCGACAACGCAGCAGATG GGTATGCAGAACCGAAGACCTACAACTACAACAGGATCAGCTGCTCCTACATATCCAAATAGGATGTACCCGAGCTCTCGACCTTACACCCAGTATGGGAATTCAATGAAAACTGGGCTTGCTTATGGAAGTAGTGGTTACGATTCCAGGATATATGGTCAATGGGGACTTGGTATGGATAACAGGTACAGGCCTAGGGGCCGTGGTAACGGGTACTATGGCTATGGCAATGAGAGTCAGGATGGAACAATTGAGTTAAACAGAGGTCCTAGATCTGGCCGTttcaagaaccagaaattataTGGTCATACTGTTACTATTGCTGTGAAAGGGCAGAGCCTTCCTTCTGGTGAAAGCAAGAATGATAGTGCCGTACCTGATAGAGCACAGTTCAACAGAGATGACTTCCCTGTTCAATATGATGCTGCAAAGTTCTTTGTCATTAAATCGTACAGTGAGGATGATATCCACAAGAGCATAAAATATAATGTGTGGGCAAGCACCACCAATGGAAACAAGAAGCTTGATGCTGCTTATCAAGAAGCTCAGTCAAAGGGCTCTGCATGCCCTATATTCTTGTTTTTCTCG GTGAATACAAGTGGGCAGTTTGTTGGTGTTGCTGAAATGACCGGCCCCGTTGATTTTGAGAAAACTCTGGAGTACTGGCAGCAAGACAAGTGGAATGGTTCCTTATCTGTCAAGTGGCACATTGTCAAAGACTTGCCTAACAATATTCTCAAGCACATCATTCTAGAGAACAATGAGAACAAGCCTGTCACAAATAGCCGCGACACACAAGAG GTACACCTTGAAAAAGGCATTCAGATGCTTAAGATATTCAAGGAGCATGTCAGTAAGACCTCCATCCTGGATGACTTCGCCTTTTATGAGAGCCGCCAGAAGTTGATGCAGGAAAAAAGGGTGAAACAGCAGCAGATCCCAAAGCAG GTCTGGGACAATAGGGCTCCCAATTCTGTCACCGGAGAGCAACAGCAGGAAGTTGCTAACGGGAAGCCAAAGCTATCTGTACCTAACAGCATCAACGGAGAGCTGAAGGTTCCTGCAGAGAATGGCGGTGCTCCCATTGCTACCTACGCCGCAAAGGTGGCCCAAACAGCAACCGAGAAACCTGTCCTCGCCAACGGAGTTGCCAAGACTTGTTAG
- the LOC133916890 gene encoding phosphoserine aminotransferase 1, chloroplastic-like gives MAAAAATPHSLVLQRSNTAVPRAAAVSSSSLRLPTRAARISCTAVAAPSPSSPVTGAAERGVYNFAAGPATLPLSVLEKAQAELVDYRGSGMSIMEMSHRGKEFDAAIKKAEADLRALLAVPDTHAVLFLQGGATTQFAAVPLNLCADPSDPTDFVVSGSWSDKAFKEAKKFSAAAVAWSGKDGKYTSLPPFDAIKQNPEARFLHICSNETIHGVEFKDYPEPKNKSGILVADMSSNFCSKPVDVSRFGVIYAGAQKNVGPSGVTIVIVRKDLIGNAQPITPVMLDFKTHADNASLYNTPPCFAIYICGLVFEDLLAQGGLAEVEKKNAHKAGILYDTIDASGGYYVCPVEKSVRSLMNVPFTLAKGPDFEKQFIAEATKEGMVQLKGHRSVGGVRASIYNAMPLAGVEKLVAFMKDFQARNA, from the coding sequence atggccgccgccgccgccacgccgcACTCCCTCGTCCTCCAGCGCTCCAACACCGCCGTGCCGagggccgccgccgtctcctcctcctccctccgccTCCCCACGCGCGCCGCCAGGATCTCCTGTACGGCGGTGGCCGCGCCGTCCCCCTCCTCACCCGTCACCGGTGCCGCGGAGCGTGGCGTCTACAACTTCGCGGCGGGCCCGGCCACGCTCCCGCTCTCCGTCCTCGAGAAGGCGCAGGCGGAGCTCGTCGACTACCGCGGCTCCGGGATGAGCATCATGGAGATGAGCCACCGCGGGAAAGAGTTCGACGCCGCCATCAAGAAGGCCGAGGCCGACCTCCGCGCGCTCCTCGCCGTGCCCGACACCCACGCTGTCCTTTTCCTCCAGGGCGGCGCCACCACCCAGTTCGCCGCCGTGCCGCTCAACCTCTGCGCCGATCCCTCCGACCCCACCGACTTCGTCGTCTCTGGGTCATGGAGCGACAAGGCCTTCAAGGAGGCCAAGAAgttctccgccgccgccgtcgcctggTCCGGCAAGGACGGCAAGTACACCTCCCTCCCGCCCTTCGACGCCATCAAGCAGAACCCGGAGGCCAGGTTCCTCCACATCTGCTCCAACGAGACCATCCACGGCGTCGAGTTCAAGGACTACCCGGAGCCCAAGAACAAGTCCGGCATCCTAGTCGCCGACATGTCCTCCAACTTCTGCTCCAAGCCCGTCGACGTCTCCCGCTTCGGTGTCATCTACGCCGGCGCGCAGAAGAACGTCGGCCCCTCCGGTGTCACCATCGTCATCGTGCGCAAGGACCTCATCGGCAACGCGCAGCCCATCACGCCGGTCATGCTGGACTTCAAGACGCACGCCGACAACGCCTCGCTCTACAACACCCCGCCCTGCTTCGCCATCTACATCTGTGGGCTCGTGTTCGAGGACCTGCTCGCGCAGGGCGGCCTCGCCGAGGTCGAGAAGAAGAACGCCCACAAGGCCGGCATCCTATACGACACCATTGACGCCAGCGGCGGGTACTACGTCTGCCCCGTAGAGAAGTCTGTGCGGTCGCTGATGAATGTGCCCTTCACGCTGGCCAAGGGGCCGGACTTTGAGAAGCAGTTCATCGCCGAGGCGACCAAGGAGGGCATGGTGCAGCTCAAGGGGCACAGGTCGGTCGGTGGCGTGCGCGCATCCATCTACAATGCCATGCCGCTCGCTGGTGTGGAGAAGCTTGTCGCGTTCATGAAGGATTTCCAAGCGAGGAACGCTTGA
- the LOC133916891 gene encoding protein RRP6-like 1, producing MDGSEGVGGREEEAGDGFQLVVHGKKKKRASGQEGGSTGSDAILGSGSVRALTKDKAAAPGTKAKVPFHDPSIPRPQDVYKIIVDNYNPFEHVWLERSEDGTRPVHPLEKLPVEQFIDRNVPESEPVKPADLDDTPFTLVEDKEGLKELAIKLKSVTEFAVDLEHNQYRSFQGLTCLMQISTRTEDFIVDTLKLRIYIGLYLKEYFKDPTKRKVMHGADRDIMWLQRDFNIYVCNLFDTGQASRVLQMERNSLEHLLHHFCGVTAKKEYQTADWRPRPLPDEMIKYAREDTHYLLYIYDLMRQRLQRESTFENDLLLEVQKRSNEICLQFYEKELLTDTSYLHIYRLQEHELNAKQLAVVAALHKWRDHIARQEDESTGYVLPNKALIEIAKQMPTDTGHLKRIVKSKYPFVESSLDLIMYIVWNAPEYSYAYEAIAEQLKKERLEQLALESVQASDAMTALDAEDKSNFDPADQSSVAPLSTANVNVASGSRASFMSEASLIGSLHLDDKTRAISSSETRTSQTLSGLIRPMNKEVLSNNRYQQAFQELKRPTLGALMGNSASGRRSEIFGGFSNEQGGSNVEKLLPFQQLSGGVKRSATIVPTESSYPNQGMHSDNFWIQSTQMNEVMQLGNTTYYPQLPGYNTEVVGSHYKPEGTQMPSYLSGFDPGFQSINQRSTGTGQPPGRNKEGSFQSPMRRQSFPPSGNRYDSTYQ from the exons ATGGACGGGTCCGAAGGCGTaggggggagggaggaggaggcgggggaCGGGTTCCAGCTGGTGGTGCATggtaagaagaagaagagggccAGCGGCCAGGAGGGTGGGAGTACTGGCTCTGATGCCATTCTCGGTTCCGGGTCGGTGAGGGCGTTGACCAAGGACAAGGCGGCCGCGCCGGGGACGAAGGCGAAGGTGCCCTTCCACGATCCCAGCATTCCCCGGCCGCAGGATGTGTACAAAATCATAGTGGACAACTACAATCCATTCGAGCATGTCTGGCTAGAGCGCAGCGAAGACGGCACCCGACCTGTTCACCCGCTG GAAAAACTGCCTGTCGAACAGTTCATTGATAGAAATGTTCCTGAGAGTGAACCAGTAAAGCCAGCTGATTTGGATGATACACCGTTTACGCTAGTTGAAGATAAAGAAGGCTTAAAGGAATTAGCTATAAAGTTGAAGAGTGTAACTGAATTTGCT GTCGATTTGGAGCACAATCAATATAGGTCATTTCAGGGTTTGACCTGCTTGATGCAGATTTCAACAAGAACAGAGGACTTTATAGTGGACACTCTGAAGCTTCGTATATATATTGGCCTCTACTTGAAAGAATATTTTAAAGATCCAACCAAGAGAAAG GTAATGCATGGGGCAGATCGAGATATAATGTGGCTCCAACGGGATTTCAACATTTATGTGTGCAATCTTTTTGACACAGGACAG GCTTCGAGGGTCTTACAGATGGAGAGAAACAGCCTAGAGCACCTATTGCATCACTTTTGCGGAGTGACAGCAAAGAAGGA ATATCAAACTGCAGATTGGAGGCCGAGACCACTTCCTGATGAAATGATCAA GTATGCtagagaagatacacactaTCTGCTCTACATATATGACCTGATGAGACAGAGACTACAGAGGGAATCAACATTTGAAAATGATCTGCTTCTAGAG GTTCAAAAGCGCAGTAATGAAATTTGCTTACAGTTTTATGAAAAGGAGCTGCTGACAGATACATCCTATCTCCATATATACAG GTTGCaggaacatgaactgaatgcAAAACAGCTGGCTGTTGTTGCT GCTCTACATAAGTGGAGAGATCATATAGCTCGTCAAGAAGATGAGAGCACTGGTTATGTATTGCCAAATAAGGCTTTAATTGAGATAG CAAAGCAGATGCCTACAGACACTGGACATTTAAAAAGAATAGTGAAATCAAAATATCCATTTGTTGAGAGCAGTCTTGACCTAATCATGTACATCGTCTGGAATGCACCTGAATATTCTTATGCCTATGAAGCAATAGCTGAGCAACTAAAGAAGGAACGGCTGGAACAG TTGGCGTTGGAAAGTGTTCAGGCTAGTGATGCAATGACTGCTTTGGATGCTGAGGATAAGAGTAATTTTGATCCAGCCGATCAGTCTTCTGTAGCTCCTTTATCAACTGCAAATGTCAATGTTGCTTCTGGCAGTAGGGCTAGTTTTATGAGTGAAGCATCTTTGATTGGTAGCCTGCACCTGGATGACAAGACTCGGGCCATATCATCATCTGAAACTCGGACCTCCCAGACCTTATCAGGCCTCATCAGACCAATGAATAAGGAAGTCCTGAGTAATAATAGATACCAGCAG GCTTTTCAAGAACTGAAGAGGCCCACTTTAGGAGCTTTAATGGGAAATTCAGCATCTGGAAGACGGTCAGAGATTTTTGGAGGGTTTTCAAACGAGCAG GGTGGGAGCAATGTGGAGAAGTTACTTCCTTTCCAGCAGCTCTCTGGTGGGGTGAAACGTTCAGCTACTATCGTGCCCACAGAATCATCATATCCAAATCAAGGGATGCACAGTGATAATTTTTGGATTCAATCAACTCAGATGAACGAAGTGATGCAGCTAGGCAACACAACTTACTACCCACAGCTTCCAGGATATAACACCGAAGTTGTCGGGAGTCATTATAAACCTGAAGGCACGCAGATGCCCAGCTACCTGTCTGGTTTTGATCCCGGCTTTCAATCAATAAACCAGAGAAGTACAGGAACGGGACAGCCTCCTGGTAGAAATAAGGAAGGAAGTTTCCAGAGCCCAATGAGACGACAATCTTTCCCACCTTCCGGTAACAGATATGATAGTACATACCAGTAG
- the LOC133916888 gene encoding photosynthetic NDH subunit of subcomplex B 2, chloroplastic-like — MDMRLQWKPARLEGSAPLPSHSTPAPMATSSILPLHLPSCTRRATVRASSSAAVASSAAPATPQSLEESFGRKGLKFSADPAGGAPTAELSVRNGSSLQLRLGDGLVTSYRPKVYWKDDGCREVLHTVADPDPGKVKGGVGLVLNEVSSSGAAQSLLAGSEWTVKDADSDSYDAVQVELGCAKGKLDISYVVTLYPLSMATAVIVRNTSSKPVELTSAVLSHIKFDKRRGTAVEGLRGCPYCSHPPPASGFSILSPAEAMKREDPGWLSFGGEEEPRQGVWTVEENLYTTLKKKVSRVYAAPPEERKKRIYSTPPSRFTTIDQYSGLGFRLVRMGFEDMYLCSPGAMYERFGTDYFLCTGPASMLVPVVVNPGEEWRAAQVIEHDNL, encoded by the exons ATGGATATGAGGCTGCAGTGGAAGCCTGCTCGTCTCGAGGGCTCTGCTCCTCTCCCATCCCACTCCACGCCCGCTCCAATGGCCACCTCCTCCATCCTCCCGCTCCACCTCCCGTCCTGCACAAGGCGGGCCACCGTGCGCGCATCCTCGTCCGCCGCCGTGGCGTCGTCCGCGGCCCCGGCGACCCCGCAGTCCCTGGAGGAGTCGTTCGGCCGGAAGGGCCTCAAGTTCAGCGCTGACCCCGCGGGGGGCGCCCCCACGGCAGAGCTGAGCGTGCGGAACGGCAGCTCGCTGCAGCTCCGGCTGGGCGACGGCCTGGTCACGTCGTACAGGCCCAAGGTGTACTGGAAGGACGACGGGTGCAGGGAGGTGCTGCACACGGTGGCCGACCCCGACCCCGGCAAGGTGAAGGGCGGCGTCGGGCTCGTGCTCAACGAGGTGTCCTCGTCGGGGGCCGCCCAGTCGCTTCTCGCCGGGTCGGAGTGGACCGTCAAGGATGCAGACTCCGACTCCTACGATGCGGTGCAG GTTGAGCTTGGGTGTGCCAAGGGCAAGCTGGATATCTCGTACGTGGTGACCCTGTACCCGCTGAGCATGGCGACGGCGGTGATCGTCCGGAACACCAGCAGCAAGCCGGTGGAGCTGACGAGCGCGGTGCTGAGCCACATCAAGTTCGACAAGCGGCGCGGCACGGCCGTGGAGGGCCTCCGGGGCTGCCCCTACTGCTCCCACCCGCCGCCGGCCTCCGGGTTCAGCATCCTCTCCCCGGCCGAGGCCATGAAGCGGGAGGACCCCGGCTGGCTCTCcttcggcggcgaggaggagcccCGGCAGGGCGTCTGGACCGTCGAGGAGAACCTCTACACCACGCTCAAGAAGAAGGTGAGCCGGGTGTACGCCGCGCCGccggaggagaggaagaagcgcATCTACAGCACCCCGCCGTCCAGGTTCACCACCATCGATCAG TATAGCGGGCTCGGTTTCAGGCTAGTGAGGATGGGGTTCGAGGACATGTACCTGTGCAGCCCGGGGGCCATGTACGAGAGGTTCGGCACGGACTACTTCCTGTGCACGGGGCCGGCGTCCATGCTGGTACCCGTGGTCGTCAACCCTGGAGAGGAGTGGAGGGCGGCGCAGGTCATCGAGCACGACAACTTATAA